AATGTTCTCGATGATGTCAGAAGCAGTTCTTCCATAATTACTGATACGCCAGATACATATGATAATTCATCAAGTCGGTAATGGTCTTAGTTACAATTAAACTGACACTTGTACGACATGATGCTGCATTTCTCTTGATGTGTGGAAGAGGCTGATGAGCCGAAATAGCTGATGATATACAGCGTACATAACCaagagcagcagctgcagtaatgagAAGCTGATAGCTGAAACACATAATTACCTCAAGAGTGAAAATGTCAGAgtgagaaaacaacaaaatgcatctaaaaactgaaatatacaAACAGCTTTCTCAGAGAAAAAGGTGGTGAAATGAggacaaaatgtaaacaaaaacatcaggaaAATTCGAGAAAAAAGACTGATTAACTGTGCGGGCTGATTAAAACCCAAACATTTGGCCTTATAAATTGTTTTCATGCCAAATTATCCTTTCAGCTTCTGTTAGATGATTGATAATTGACTGCAGCCTGTTTTCAGCTTTGTATGATTTAAAAGTGAGAGCACAGCATGCGACCTGGTTTCGCTTTTTTTCTAATTAGAGTTACATTTGCATTCTTATTGTAAAAGAACTCTTCTCTCAATTCTAAGAAACATTTTTGAAGTGCATCATACAGGGATCTAATCTATGGTAAGTAGATACTTTATTGatttccacatttttttcttttggcttgCAATCCTTAGAGAAGGTCAGGCTTGCTCGGTCAGCAGCTGGTAGAGATTCAGTGTCATGCTCAAGGACACTTTAGCATAGAAAATGTTGCCAACTCAAACTGTTAGGCCACACTAATTAATGCTTAACGCTGATTGACTTAATGCCTTTAAAGAATAGTCTACATAAATTGGACCTGGAGTATATGAACAAATTACTTTCACTAACAACACCCCATTTTAATTATGCATGAGAATACACACTTTACAAGCCTCGTGCATTCATTAACAATCATGAGGTGAGATATAGACGTAGATGGATGTTAATGGAAACGTCTGTCTTGAAATAGACTCGCAGCAGCCCTCTCGGTGTTTACATCATTCGGTGATAATACTTTAAATGGtgaaaaaggcaaagaaaaagggaaaaataacgtggttttttttgttttgtaagtgTCTCTCGTGTCCCCTAACATCTCAAGTGTTTCTTGCTGGACATGTCATTCCAAATACGGTGCATCTCCTCCGGGGAGATCTGGTGGACGGTGATAACCCGCCTGTATCTGCAGAGGCTGTAAGCCATTTTCCAGTGATTAAAACCACTGTTCTGATAAGGGTGTATGCCCAGCTTTCGCAAACACAGTCCCACATAGACATCCTCCAAGTGCAACAGTCTTGTGTGTAATGAAGTCTTGTAGATTAGCTCAGCTACATCTGCTGAGAACACGTAGCCGGTGCCCGAGCAGAAAGGTGGGTATTTGCTTTCAGGATACAAGTCTCTGGGCATGTACCACTTGCTACGCATATCTCTAATGGGACCACCATTTATTACGTAGCCAGTGAAATATCTCCTCCTTGGTTTGGTGTTGGGTTTCAGGAGCTTGTAGATTAGATTGTCCATGTTGACAAAGATGTCACTGTCTGTCTTCATGACATACTGTGCTTTGGGGCAGAAAGTCGCCACCCAGCGCATTCCCATCATGGTCTTGAGGGTTAGATTGTGGTAGGAATCGATAAAGTCCTCCACCACGATGTCATGGAAGATTTgactctcctgttccaccaTCTGGTTCAGCACAGGGTCCGTGTTCCTGCCCAGCAGAAAGATCGTAAGGATGCGGACGTCGCCGAAGGTCGACTCATCGCCCCAGGTCTCTCTGATGGCCTGCCTCGCATCAAACTCTTTGTGGGTGGTGCTGATGAGAATGACCAGAAAGGGCGTGACGCTTTCGCATTTCTTGGGCTCATTGATGACAAACTCAAAGGCGTGTGGGTTAAGGGGGCGGGTGCGGATGTTGTTGAAGGTGATGTTTTTATGAGGTTTCACAGTCTTCCGTATAGGCACTGACATGTGGCCAACGTACGTGGACGTTGGGCGAGTTATGCTCAAGTACCACAGAGCGCTCGCCCAGCAGACCACTGTCAACAGGTATAAACATGACACTTTGGAAGGCATTATGCTGCATTTAGGTGTGTTTTAATGAGTAGGATCTCATAAGGCTTTCTTTCCATTAGTGACGTTTCACCTGGCGAGGCAGCATTAAGCTGCTCCAGCATGCGGTTTGACATTAATGGTCAGTAATGGATTACTTCAGACAGAAAGGAtcttttttggattttaaagcactttaaaactgtTTGGACGTCCGCCTCCCTCTTTGTGACACTGCTGCTTCTCCATTTACATctgaaagagagcgagagaaagaaaacatgagtataaaaaaaagcatgtgtCCCTGAAAATCTTTAAATGAAGTTTGTTTCAATCAGCTGAACTCAGTAGAAGCATTTCCCACAGCGCAGACTTAGTTATCAAGAACAATTCAAATAAATGAGGAAATGCTGCTGAGCCGCTCAAAATCACTCACTAGATGATTTCTAATTTGTATCTTTGTAAATCAAGTTGGAGGACGAAAGAAAAGTACTTGGATGAACTCAAtatctaataaaataatatcaccGCAGCAAATATGTGGGATAAATTGCGAATCATCTGCCGTCTGGAAAAAGCAAATCATTGTCAGGCACGTTTATTTTCTGCATTGTTAAAACTCACTTATTATTCAGTGGGAACCCACATGAGTGTGAGGGTTTTGTGAATGCTGGGTATCAGGCTTGGTATAGATCGGGTGAAATGTTGTGATTGTGTGACTGTCACATTTTGAATTTCATGTATATTTGTTTAGCACATTAGTAAAAGTGTTCAGATCTCTTTTATTACTCAGGCCAAACGTAACTATTACTGATCAAGTACGACCTTAAAACCACAGGCAGATGAACTGAATAACACTTTGTCACAATGCAGTgctctgctgggaaaccttgggaCCTGGCAGTCATTATGTAGGTGTTTCTTTAATACTCAGCATCCACTTAAAAATGTTGCAGACTTAGCTCCAGGGCAGCAACTTTCCCCAGGAGGACAATGcacccacaaacacaccacAAACAGCCCAAGGCTAGGTCAGAGATGTTTCAGCTTCATGAGGGGACCTCACCAACATGAGTCTGGTCATTGTAATGACTAATTGGAAAACTCTCCTACAAAGAAAGGTTTTGCACTAAGAATACAAAAGTGTGATAAAAGCAAAATGTACAACAGTATAGTTTAACACTATTAGATTATTACACAGTAGCAGCTTATCCACTGACACTAAAGCTCTAGTCCCCCTGAGAAGTggaggaagatggatggatggtagaTATTCTTAGTACATCTCCAGCTGACAAGTATGGGTTGTTTATACAGCTCTTTTCTAGTCTTACTCACCACTGAAAGGACTGAAAGTACTTTAGATTACaactcacattttttaaatcatacaTACAGGACGTTGGTTTGAATATTAGTTTTTTTCACATGTTAATATTGGATTTAGCATTCTATTCTAAGTTGTATTAGTTTCCTCCCTCAGTGTTCCCCAGCTTCTTGTGTCAAATCCCTGTGGTCTTAGAGTTTGTTTACGTCCTGTTTCTACAGTCGCGTCTCTGTCAATCTGCTTCC
This genomic window from Astatotilapia calliptera chromosome 16, fAstCal1.2, whole genome shotgun sequence contains:
- the b3galt1b gene encoding beta-1,3-galactosyltransferase 1, whose translation is MPSKVSCLYLLTVVCWASALWYLSITRPTSTYVGHMSVPIRKTVKPHKNITFNNIRTRPLNPHAFEFVINEPKKCESVTPFLVILISTTHKEFDARQAIRETWGDESTFGDVRILTIFLLGRNTDPVLNQMVEQESQIFHDIVVEDFIDSYHNLTLKTMMGMRWVATFCPKAQYVMKTDSDIFVNMDNLIYKLLKPNTKPRRRYFTGYVINGGPIRDMRSKWYMPRDLYPESKYPPFCSGTGYVFSADVAELIYKTSLHTRLLHLEDVYVGLCLRKLGIHPYQNSGFNHWKMAYSLCRYRRVITVHQISPEEMHRIWNDMSSKKHLRC